A window of Granulicella arctica genomic DNA:
TCGCAACTCTCGATCGAATTCCTTCTCAGGCTTCGTGGCTCTCTGAAACAACTTTATGAGACCACTTCTCAAAACCACTCAGAATAAACAGTTCTTTTTACGTCCAAACGCGCGGATCAAGGCTCCGATAAACCTTTGAGGTTGGTTACTGTTATACGACAACTTGCCTTCGTGGTGTAGTACTTGTCAACAGAAACGTAAGATACACCTGTTTACCTTGCAGTTTGTTTTACTCGCTGGGCGACTTGATAGTAAAGCTTAGGTCTTCGGCCTTGTGTACTCTCCATGACCTTTCGCAAGGCTGATCGCAGAGCTCGCGACCCACGGCGGTTCGGAATTTGCACTCTGGCAAAGACTGCTGCCCCACAAGCCTTCGGCGATTTCCGGGAGCGTGCTTTGGGGTTCAACAATAAGCAACAAGCCTAGAATTAACACCCGGCATGAACAGAGCCGCATATTCACCTCACCATCTACACCTAAATACTCACAAATGTTGTTTTCGCCGGGTTACCTTACTCAGTTCGTTCCTTTATCCATGGTTTGAGGAATGCTAGCGGAACATTCGAATTCACGATTACCATGCTGGAGGTCCTTTCGCATGAGGAGCGGCACTGTTTTATCACCTTCATCTTGGAGGTGGTACTCGACACCTATCGAAAACGGTCTTTTTGGGAAACTACGAAATCGACGTTGCCGATAACACCGACTTTTACGGAATATCGGGTATCGTCTCTCTATGTATGCTGCTCACGAGGGCTCAATGCGACGGTCAATATTATTAACGAGTGCTGCCGTTGTCTTGGTGAGCATGGCATTAGCTTGGAAGGTATTTGTCGTTCTTGGCTGGAGAGCTACCCACCCAAACCGGATCACGTATCCATTCAGTGCTTCATTTGCTTTTCCATGGATGGTCGTTTCGCAGTCAGAGAATGGAGTCAAAGTGGAGAGATTCACTCACCTATTTCCCACATTTCGAACTTCGTACTCCGAGGTAGTTCTCCAGAATGAGCCGCCTAAACTCGCTGCCCAGCCGGACGACTTATGGTTGGCTGAGCGGTCGGCAATGTTTAGGCAGAAGGCACTTGCTCGTCGTTATCGCAACGGGTCAATCCTATGTGCCGAGTGGCAGATGGGTCGATCGCAGGCCGACTATTGCCGTTCTCGGGGAGGCACCGCTACTTACGCGGGCACGGGAGCTGACTTCATGAACGCGATAGATGTTCTTGCCGACCTTTCTTCCGAGGAGACAGTCGTTCGCTAATGGGGTAAGGACGTCGAGCTTGGACAGAGGATAGTTCCAATCGAAGCAGGTATGAGAGACGGGATTATGGCCAACCTGAGCCCAATCCGCCGTTCTGAATGGCCGACGTTGCCGATAACACCGCCAAGACTTTGCGGAACTTACCTACAATCAGGGAGCCGCATTCTCTCCGTGTGCCAAGCCCTTACTCTCGGGCCTGTTGCTCCGTTGGAAACAGAAAGCTCACCGCGGGGCCGAATCTCTCGCTCCAATACTTCGGTTGATGTTGGCCGCCCGGTTGCACGGTCAGTCTCACGTCCGGATGGTTCATCAGACTTTTCTGAAAATTGTTAGCCAGCGTCTGGCTCATTGTGACAAAGGCACCATCGAATCTAGGAAATCCATGTGCGGCAGCTTCCGCCGGCGGAACCTCCGCCGTTCCGACTCCTATGGATATCCGTATTGGCCCTTGCACCACCTGAGATGTCTCCTGCAGGATTCTGCCATTCCCATTTTGGAGTGACGTGCTCTCCAGCAGGCCCAAGCCAAATGTATCCGGTTGATCGAGCAGCAGAGTCAGCGCGGCGAGGGACGCCAGAGAAGCGCCGCCGACTCCACGGTGTGCTCGATCCGCTGTCGTCCGATACTTCCCATCGATCAGCGGAAGAACTTCAGTCGTCATGAAGGCAGACAGCTTTTGTGGTGCGTTCGATACCTCGCCGTATCGGGAATACTCGTCTTCGCGCACACCAGGCCCAGCATTATCAATACCAACAACGATCAAGGGCGCGAGTGTTCTCTTAAGGATGAGGTCTGTCACGATCTCGTCAACGTGCCATTCATCTGGAAACGGTTGCGAGGTGCAGCGATCGAAGAGGAACTGCCCGTCGAAGAGGTAGAGCACCGGATAGCGCTTTGATGCCAGAGCCGAGTCGGAGTAGCCGGGCGGCAGCCACACACGAAGAAAACGCTTCTTGCCGTAGACTCTGCTCTCGAGTGGAATCGTCTCAAGATGACCGGTAACCGTGCTCTTGCAGGCCTGGGCCGGGACTTGCGATTCCAACTTGGCATCGAGCATTAATCCGCAAGTCAGCAGGACCAACGCCGCGCGAAGAATCATAGAACCTCTCCTGCAATCGCCGATACGATCGCTATGGCTGCGCGATGATTATCCAACGCTCAGTAGATGAAGTTCAAACTCCGTTGAGGATGACCCATCGCAAACATTCAATCCGCATCCCTGAAACTGGCGTTTTCGGCAACACCCCCTACAACCGGAGTTGTCGGCGTTGAAGTCACTTTGAGCGAGCTCAACGCAATTTAGATCATTCTTACTTTGATTTTGCCCGTTCACCCAACACCCATGAGGAAGA
This region includes:
- a CDS encoding alpha/beta hydrolase, giving the protein MILRAALVLLTCGLMLDAKLESQVPAQACKSTVTGHLETIPLESRVYGKKRFLRVWLPPGYSDSALASKRYPVLYLFDGQFLFDRCTSQPFPDEWHVDEIVTDLILKRTLAPLIVVGIDNAGPGVREDEYSRYGEVSNAPQKLSAFMTTEVLPLIDGKYRTTADRAHRGVGGASLASLAALTLLLDQPDTFGLGLLESTSLQNGNGRILQETSQVVQGPIRISIGVGTAEVPPAEAAAHGFPRFDGAFVTMSQTLANNFQKSLMNHPDVRLTVQPGGQHQPKYWSERFGPAVSFLFPTEQQARE